The genomic DNA AACCTCACCGGCGCCACCCAGAACGACGGCACCTTCGCGGTGCCCGGCGCCACCGGCTGCGGCCTGAACATCGGCCTGATCAACGCCGCGGTGAACGCGAAGACCGGACTGCCCTCCGCCGCCGGGAACAACAGTGTCACCCTGAACGACACCCGGACCCACCTCACCGGGCTCAACGCACCCGGGACCGTCGTCCCCGACGCCGGCAAGGTCCTCTCCGAGAACTGGCACTCCGCCGCCAAGTAGCCCTCGGGGAACCACGGTTGACGACGTACACAACCGTGACACGATTCCTCCCCAAGAGATGTACAACACAACAAAGTTGATTTACCGTCTGCTTGCCAGACCGGTGAACGCCCAGTGGACCGGTCCAGGCTCCGCCCGCCGAGGGCGGGGCCCGGCCGGCCCACCCCCACCGGACATGTCGACGGCAAGGGATCACTCATGCCCTCAATCGCGCGTCCTTCGGTGCTCGGTGAACCGCTCGACCCCCTCCCCAAGAAGTTCGCGGCCTTCATGCGTCCGCTGCTCCCGGGGCTGCTGAACGAGATACGCACCGAGGTCACCCGCAGCTATCCGGTGTACGGCAGGCTGCTCAACGGCCCGGACGGGGACGCGATCCGCCAGGGCGTCGAACAGGCGCTGACCGCCTTCGTGGACCGGGTGGCCGACCCCTCCAGCAGTTCGGAGCTGCGGGACGAACTGCTGCGCAGATTCGGCCGGGTGGAGGCCTACGAGGGCCGCGACCTGGAGGTCCTGCAGGGGGCCTACCGGCTCGGCGCCCGCATCGCACTGCGCCGGGCCAAGACCCTGGGCCGGCAGTACAGCCTCTCGCCCTCTCTGATCCTCGCCTTCGCCGACGCCCTCTTCGCCTACGTCGAGGAGCTGGAGTCGATCACCCGCGAGGGGTACGCGGAGGTCCGGGAGCGGGCCGCCTCCGAGGAGTCCGCGTTACGAAGACAGTTACTGCACTTCCTGCTGGCCGCCTCCCCACTGCCCCGGACGGCCGTCTCCGAACTGTGCAAGGCCGCCGCCTGGGAGCTGCCCCGGTCCTGCTTCCTGGTCGCCCTGCAGTCTCCGGCGCCGGAGCACATCCAGGCGGGACTCGACCGGGACGTCCTCGCCGATCTGGACATACCGCAGCCGCACCTGCTGGTGCCCGGCGACCTCACGCCGGCCCGCCTCGACATGCTGCGCACCGCACTGGCCGGCACCCGCGCCGCGCTGGGCCTGACCGTACCGATCACCCAGGCCGCCGACTCCGTCCGCTGGGCCCGCCGGGTGCTGCAGCTCGTTGACGACGATGTCATACCCGACGCCCCGCTGATCCGCTGCGAGGATCACCTGACGACCCTGTGGCTGCTGTCCGACTCCGCCCTGGTCGACCGGGTCGCGGCCCGTGAACTGGCCCCGCTCGACGAGCTGCCGGCCAAGCGCCGCGACCGGCTGGTGGAGACCCTGCGCGTGCACGTCTCCACCCGGGCGCCCGCGGAGCAGGTCGGCGAGATGCTGGGCGTGCACGCGCAGACCGTCCGCTACCGCCTGCGGACGCTGGACGCCTACCTGGGCGACCGGCTCGCCGACCCCGACCACCGCTTCGCCATCGAGGTGGCCCTCCGCTCGCTGCACCTGCGGGGCCACGACGACCCGGAGTGACGGCCGGGGCCGGCGCGCGTGTCCGTACCGGCGGGCCGCTCAGTACGCCACGGGCCAGCCGCTGCTCCAGTCCAGGAGGTTGATGCCGAGCTTGGGCGTGCCGTTGTCGTTGCCGTCGTAGTAGTGGTAGACGATCAGGTCGCCGTCCACGTCGTTCATGATCGACTGACCGCCGGGGCCGATGACGCTGCCGTGCGACTCGAGCACCGGCGTCCCGCCGTTGTCCATCATCGAGACGCCGTTGCGGTCGCGGTAGGGCCCGGTGACGCTGGTCGCCCGGCCGACCTTGACCTTGTAGGTGGAGCTGGTGCCGTCGCAGCAGACGTCGTACGAGGCGAAGAGGTAGTAGTACCCGTTCCGCTTGACGACGTACGGGGCCTCGACGGCCTTGGTGCCCGTCGGGCGGGAGGCGAGGGAGCGGCGGGCGGTGTCGGAGGCGAGCTGCCTGCCGGTGGCCGGGTCGATGCGGACCATCTTGATGCCGGTCCACCAACTGCCGAAGGACAGCCACCACGTGCCGTCGTCGTCGACGAAGAGGTTCGGGTCGATGGCGTTGTAGTCGCTGGCGGAGTTCGAGGTGTAGACGACGCCCCGGTCGCTCCAGCTGCCCGGCGCCCCGGTGGTGGAGACCGCGAGCCCGATGGCCGAGGTGTTCACGCCGAAGGACGAGACGGAGTAGTACATCAGGTACCTGCCGCCGTGGTACGAGATGTCGGGCGCCCAGGCCTCGGGGACGTCGGAGTACTGCGACCACCAGCCGGGCCGGGAGCCGAAGGCGTCGGCCCCGGCGGAGAAGGCGGTGCGGTCCGAGGAGGCCTTGCTGCTGATGCCGCCGCCGGTGGCGTAGAGCCGGTACTGCCCGGACGAGGTGCGGATCATCGTCGGGTCGTGCGTGACGACGGAGCCGGTGACCGTGCCGGGACCGGGATAGGCCGACGCCGTGGAGGGGACGAGGGCGAGCAGGGCGGCGGTGGGGAGAGCGAGGA from Streptomyces sp. CB09001 includes the following:
- a CDS encoding helix-turn-helix domain-containing protein; translation: MPSIARPSVLGEPLDPLPKKFAAFMRPLLPGLLNEIRTEVTRSYPVYGRLLNGPDGDAIRQGVEQALTAFVDRVADPSSSSELRDELLRRFGRVEAYEGRDLEVLQGAYRLGARIALRRAKTLGRQYSLSPSLILAFADALFAYVEELESITREGYAEVRERAASEESALRRQLLHFLLAASPLPRTAVSELCKAAAWELPRSCFLVALQSPAPEHIQAGLDRDVLADLDIPQPHLLVPGDLTPARLDMLRTALAGTRAALGLTVPITQAADSVRWARRVLQLVDDDVIPDAPLIRCEDHLTTLWLLSDSALVDRVAARELAPLDELPAKRRDRLVETLRVHVSTRAPAEQVGEMLGVHAQTVRYRLRTLDAYLGDRLADPDHRFAIEVALRSLHLRGHDDPE
- a CDS encoding arabinan endo-1,5-alpha-L-arabinosidase gives rise to the protein MRRRRAALLALPTAALLALVPSTASAYPGPGTVTGSVVTHDPTMIRTSSGQYRLYATGGGISSKASSDRTAFSAGADAFGSRPGWWSQYSDVPEAWAPDISYHGGRYLMYYSVSSFGVNTSAIGLAVSTTGAPGSWSDRGVVYTSNSASDYNAIDPNLFVDDDGTWWLSFGSWWTGIKMVRIDPATGRQLASDTARRSLASRPTGTKAVEAPYVVKRNGYYYLFASYDVCCDGTSSTYKVKVGRATSVTGPYRDRNGVSMMDNGGTPVLESHGSVIGPGGQSIMNDVDGDLIVYHYYDGNDNGTPKLGINLLDWSSGWPVAY